CCTGGACGAACTTCCATGCGTTGCCCTGGAAATCGACCGTTGAGGTGCCCTGGCAGGTTGTGCCCGGTCCGGCAGCGCAGTCGTTCTGGCCCTTCAGCGCGACGCCGAAGCACTTTTCCTTCTTGGCAGCGATGGCGGCATCGGCCTCGGCCTTGGTCAGCGGAGCGGCGGAAGCGAGGGTTGCGAGTGCGGTTGAGACGGCGCCGGCGACTACAAGCGAACTGATGGTGGTCTTGGCAGACATGAGATCTCTCCTCTGGAGTAGGGCGATGGGCCCAGTGTCTCGATCGTCCTCGCCGCAGCCGCCGTTACCGAAAGCCCGCTCACGAGTTGGTGAGACCGTTGGGTAAAGCGCACGACGTCGTGCGCTTGGGGGGCGAATTAGCGGCAGGCGGGGAGACAATTCCAATGCCTGGTGTCTATGGAGACACTAGCCGGCGGGCATTGGCCGGCATTGCCGGCATCTGCAAGATGTAACGAACGGCTGCGGGCCTGCGAAGAAGGCTACCAGTTGCGCCTCGCCAACCCGTTGGATCAAAGCCATGAACGCCGACCCCGGACGCGTGATATCGAGCCAGGCGCTGCGGCGGCTCACGGTCAGCATCCGTCTCGCAGTGTCGGCGCTGGTCCTGACCGCGATCCTTTTGACCGCAGCCCTGTCCAGCCTCCTATGGTGGCGCACGGCGGAGGCAACCAGCCGGCAACTTGCCTCGACCATCAATGAGCAGATCGTCGCGGCCGTCCGCAAGGAAGTCGGCGCGATCGTCGACGAAGCGCGCGCGGCGCACACTGCGATCCGCACACTTTTCCTGCAGAACGTCCTCGATACCCGCGAGGCCGACAAGCGCGAATTCGTGTTCCTGTCTCAACTGCAGTCGCAGGCGACGATTTCCTGGGTCGCGTTCGGCTGGCCCGACGGCGCGTTCTTTGCAGCTCACAAACTCGGCGATGGCCGCCTGGAAATGATGGAGATCTCGCTCACCGATCATGCCGGCCAGCGCCGCGTCGACGAATACGATGTCGTGCCCGGCGATATCGAATTCGCCAACCGCCGTTTCGAGCCGACGGATTTCCGCGTTGCCGATCGCACCTGGTTCAAGACCGGACTGAAGGCCGAAGAGCCCGAATGGTTCAAGGTCACGGACCATCCGATCGGGCAGCGTCCATCGATCGCCTTTGCGGGGCCGATCGACGTCTATCAGGAGCGCCAGGGCGTCCTGGCGATCATGATCGAATACACGCGCCTTGCACGCTTCCTCGCCCAGCTCGAGGTCGGGCGCACCGGAACGGCCTTCATCTTCGACGGCAACGGCGAACTCGTCGCCGCGCCCGACAAGGACGCAGACGAATTGCACCCCGCGCGCGGTGACCAGAAGCTGTTGCCGCTG
The genomic region above belongs to Bradyrhizobium sp. CCBAU 53338 and contains:
- a CDS encoding DUF2282 domain-containing protein, which gives rise to MSAKTTISSLVVAGAVSTALATLASAAPLTKAEADAAIAAKKEKCFGVALKGQNDCAAGPGTTCQGTSTVDFQGNAWKFVQGGTCTSIDLPGGKKGSLKPV